The window TGGGGTCTCCTGATCCCTGGTCCATTACTCTTGTCACAACCTTAGCTGCTGTCCCACTCTCATCCATCCATTCCCCCACAGCCTTCTCCACATCTGATTACACAAGTGCCTGCTGAGGGGTTCACTGCTAAACTAATGGATATGAAGTCCAGGGCACCTCCCCTTCCTGGGTCATCTGAGGTCTCCAAGAAGACCCAGGAAGCTCTGTCTGAAACCAGTCTCTAATCCTGGCCAGTCAGGACAGGTTCTCACCAGGGGTCCTTTGATCACCCCAGTTGGCAGCTTaggagagaggccaggagataGGCGTGGTCTCTGGCTAGGGACCTCACTAAGTTCTCATCCTTACTCATAGCAGGGAACCCTACATAGCAAAAGAAGGTCCCTCAGCCTTCTTTCTCCGCCTTTTGAGACAATTCCTGAGAAACCCAGAATTGGTCTTTCTTAGGGATTGAGAACGTGGACTTTTGGTGTCAGTTGGGCCTGTGTTAGAATTTCAGTCCTGCCACTTCCaggctgtgtgactttaggcaacttgcttaacttctctgaatcaATATAATGAAGTGATCAGTGAAATGGTCAgtataattaaaacaataattcCTATCTCACTCTAAAGAGTAAATGtgcataaaaaaattataaagagtaAACATGGCAACTATAGTTAGTAActgaatttttattgtattattctatTATAgcataaagaaaacagaatattctATTATATAGGGTGTTACTGTTATACTCTCACGACACCCAAACATACAgttcacatatacacacatgtacacacaagcTCACATCAATCACGCAAACCTCACACCGATACACAAGCAGTCAACAACCCTCCTCCAATACTCCTATACTTACCGCCTCCCAGGCACCGCTGCACAgccttaatcctcacaaccaccctgTGAGGTAAGGGTgtttttcctcttccccctttcagatGAGGATACAGACATTATACGTAGACACTCTCGCTGCATTCTGGGATGTGGACATTTCTGGCAGCTCTAGGAACCCTGAGCTCTCCCCCTCCGTATCTGCGGAGGCCAACCTGATTTCCACGGTCATAGCCAGGGCAGCCCCGAGCCGGGCCCCTGTGCTGACTGCCCTCCATCCCCAGGACAAAGGCCCAAGCTGGTTTTCATGCCAGCTGCAATCGGGGAAACCCCTGTTGCCGGCAGAAACTAAGTTGACTTTGAAAAGACAGAAGCCAGGAGGTGAGAGGGGGTGGCCGGTGCTAAGTAACTCTATAAACTCTGGCTAATGATGCAATTACAGCTGTAAACAGAGCCCCAGGAGGGTAGCAGGGCCAGAGCTAGACCCTCAGTGGGCAGCCCGGCCTGAGTGTTGGGAGACCCCAACCACCTACTTTCCAGCTTCCAGGAACAGAAAGCTTGACTGGCAGTGGATGTGGGTGCTGGGCACTCCTACCCACCACCCATCCCCAGCCTGGGACCCTGGAAGGGCTCCTCCCTGCCCTGGCACATCTCCTGCCCCACTCTGAATGTGAGTCACTTGGCCATCAGCCCTTAGAGGCCCTGCTGGCTCTCCCTGGATTCAGTGCTTACCTGGGGGTATGTtctctgccccaccccctgcACCCCTTCCTTGGAACCGGGAACCAGGAGACCTGCAGTTCCCATTTGGCTCCACCTCCAAGAGCTGAGCTGAGAACAAAATAGCACTGGAACTTTACCAGGCCTGGTAAACTGTAAGCACTGTTGGTCCCTCCAATAGAAGCACAGCACAGAGTCATCCCAAACAGACCCACCCTTCATTTACTCCCTCTGATTCCTCAGCTCTCCACAGTCCTGGCAGCCAGGGAGTAGACAGTAAGGAGGCCAAGGGAGTTGCGATTTTTTcccctgggctggggctggggaaactgaggcacaataAAACTACACTCTCTAGCTACCAGGCAGGGCTCCCAAAGCAGCCAACCCttccctttcctctgcctcttacCATAGGCCTATAATACCTCTACTGCTGACTCCCAACCAGGCTGTGAGCAACCTGAGAGCAGAGCCCAGGGGCTGTCTCCAGGCCGTGCCCAGAGAAAGCCTCCAAGAGTACCTGCTAAGGAGCCAAGGACTGCGTTCTGGTAGCATCTACATCTGGCTGCCCGAGAAGCCCCAGGCCCTGGGACAGAAACCAAAGACCAGGCCCCAATGCCCACCCACCCAGGAGGGCCAGGTCTTAGCCAGCAGAATCTCCACCAGGGTAGGTACAGAGGCCCCCACACCCCAGCGCTGTCACTGGAGCCTGTACCGGCCTTGTCCCCTTCCTGGATCGACTAAGCACCCCCTCACTCGGGTTGGAGGCTGGGAGGTAACTAACTGACACTTCTCAAGCGAGGGCTGAGCCCAAGCACTAAGCTCAAGTTTTGTCCAGACAGACGGACGAGAGGGCTAGGGGGCTGGGGCTGACGTGGATAGGGTAAGGACCGCGGGTGAGAGGCTGGCGGGAAGTGGAGTGGGGGCGAGCCTTGGGAGCAGAGACTCGCTAAGACGAGCCCCGCCCCGGGcgccctcccttcctcccccaggACGCGGGGCCGGGGCGCGCCAGGCGACTGCGGCGCGAACCTGCTCGCGCAGCCCGGAGCAGCTTGGGGCAGCCGTGCGTGAAGCCAGAACCCTGAGTTGGGAGGGGGCGAGAGGCGGGGACCTGGCTGGCATCTGTCCGCTCCCTTCGAGGAGGCGGGCGCAAGCGCCGCGGCGGGATGGCTGATCCGAgtactggggtggggggggaaggggTGCAGATTCGGGGGGCGGGACAGCCTGGTGTTGGGCGGTGCAGACTGCggagagggggagagaaagcGTATTTTCCGGGATTCGGAATCGAGAGCCGGGGGACGAGGGCGGGAGGGGGATGGGCCAGTTGCTTGGGGCTTTGATGAGAGCAAAAAGAGAGTACACTTCGGGGTTTAGGGTTCCCTAGGGCGATGGGATAATGCGAGGGGGAGAAAAAGTCTGCGCTCAGGAACACCCGGGGACGACAACGGGGGGAGCTCCTAAGAGACCGAGGGCAGGAAGGGACGCGAAGGGAAGGAGGATGGTACTTCCACCCGCCCCCTGCCCAGCAGCCCAGCCCCCGGGGCGTGGCGCCGCTCTGGTCCTCCCACTCCCCGGGACCATCCAGGCGGGGCCTGTCCCGGCCGGACTCGGCCCCCGCACACCGCCCCTACTCCTCACCCCCTCCCCCGCATCAACCGCCCAGCCGCGTCCGGTGGCTGGGGGGGCGGGGGCGCCGGGCCCACGCTTCTCAAACTTCTTGCAAGTTCACTCCCACGCCTCCCGCCCCTTCGACTCACAGCTCCAGGGTCGGGAAGGCCCATACCCGCCCCGGCCCCTCCCGCCCGGTTACATAAGGTCGGAGAGAAGCCGCCCCCGGCCCAGGCctccaaggaacagctggagGGGTTCTTGGGCTCGGGGCGCAGCGACGTTCCCGGCACGCGCGGGGCGCCCGGGACTGGGCTGTCGGCGGGGCGGGTGGCGGAGCAGAGCCTACGGTCTCACTGCCATCTCCACTCCGCACCCCCCACCCACCTGTCTCTGGGACCCACAGGATGGAGACAGGGGAATCTGGGTCGGGGGTCTCGGGCCCTCCGCGCGCCCAGCTTCTCCCGGCTCTTCTCACCTCGCTGTGAAGGTCAATCTGTCCGCCTCCCGCACCCTGCGGCTCTGGCAACTTGTCCAAGTTCAGGTGCCCGGCCCACGAGCTGCGCCTGCCACCCGCTCCTGAGCTCCTCCGGTTCCGCGCCACACGGGCACCCGTCCCGTCCGACCTTCCCGCCGCCGCCGTGGCCACCGCTCCCTGCGTCCCGCCAGCGGCCGCCGCCTCGGCTGTCACCAAGCCCCGCGCCCGGCGCCCTGGCTCCGGCTGTCACTCCGCGCCCACTTCCCGCCGCGCCCGGCAGAGGGCAGCACCCACCCCCGCGGCCCCGCCCCAGCCCGCCCACCGCCGGCCCGCCACGGCGCTCGCCGGGAGGCGTAGTCCGCGCTGCGGCCGCGCTAGGCACGCCGGGACTTGCGGGCCACGACCTGCGGGGTCTCGGTGTCTGACTCGGAACCTTGGTTCCGCTTCGTTCCTGCATCTTTTGCaggtttcctttctctctcagttAGTGATATGCCAGACCAGGGCTCACTGCAATACTCCCTGTGGCCTGTCTGACCCCATGGAGGGGCCTGCAGGAGGCTGTCTTTCCAAAAGTCTAGGAAATACGTCAAGTCCCAGATGGTGTGCCCTTACCAATAGAAACTCCTGCGCGGCAAACCCCAGTTGCCCCCCTGGTTTGAAGTGGGATACAGGACCTGGATCTCAGAAGTTATACTCTTTTGCCTGATCCTGACTTAAAGAGTAAGGTTGGGGTCAGCCTGGTGGACGCAGGATGTAATACAACTGTAGAATGGGCTCGTGCCCCTACCCGCATTACATGCCCTCCCTTACACCCCTTCCCGCCTAGCCCCTTCAGCCTGAATTCTCTGGTACCTCCCCGCGGCTGGGTGGAATTTTTCTGATCTCCTTCCTTGTCACCTTTCCCTTTTCGGAGTCTCAGGGTGCTGGGTCGTCATTCTCCCAGCTTTTCCCTACACCCTGTGGCCCCAGGTTTCTGGCTTAGGAGGCCTCTAAGGAGAACAGGGATAAAGTCTAGAGGGCAGGACTTCTTGCTGAGCTGGTTACAGCAGGTGGGCTTGAGTTCCATGTGATTCAAGAAGCTATCCCTTCTTGAAGGAGGCCAGCCCTGGGACCTAGGGTTcccctcagctcagcccaggccttctgAAGTCCTGTTGGAGATGGGTTCTGGCACACCCTCCGCCCTTCAGGACCATGGGATGTTGCACGTGTGCAGAGGCATCCGTGCTCTCCTAAGGAAACTCCTTGTCCATGCATAATTAGCAAGTGGGGAGACTGAGACCTAGAGTTGGGATGTGTCAGACTCCTGGTGGCACTGCtagtgggtgtgtgtggggggcccAAGGTCACCAAGTTAGTTCAGGTGCTAGTTTGGTAAATTTGGTCAGTGGGGCATTTCAGTTTTTAGAGTAGGGCCTTATGCCTCATCATAAAAGAATGGCCCCTAGATGCCACTACCACTGTCTTCCATCTCCAGAGGGAAGCTGTGAACAGACTCTAAGCCCTAAGGGCCCAAGAGTCCATCCCTTAGCCCTATGATGCCCATTCCTCTTAGAATCTCAGTGAGCCATCAAGAAACCTTTCAGCCACTCAGAGAGAACACTGTTCATCAGAGGCAAATTTGTCCCTGACCGTCACTCTCCTCATTCCCTGAAGTCTAGAGCTGCCTTATAAACCACAACCCTCCAAAAACAACAGGCTGGCCAACATGGAGAAAAATGATTTATTGTTAGAGAAGGTCCAGAGTCCAAAAAGGGAAGGCTGAATCCAGAGAGGAAGCTTAGTGAGAAcccgggggtgggggtaggtgggCAGAGGGGAAGAAGGGAGCCCAGGTATCCAGACAGTGAGTCTAGGCGGCAGTGGCAAAACCCACCCTGTTGTTGCCCATATCGTAGACGGAATAGTAGGACCTGAGGAAGACGTCCCCGAGGATCCACAGGGGCTGGCCATTCTGGGAGGGCAAGTAGGTGGCCTGCAGCCCCACGGTGCAGTAGGCATTGCTCTGCTCAACACAAAAGGGtggcactcattcattcattcacacacgAACCGGACATTGCTCAGCCCTGAGTCCCAGACAGGGGCATGAATGCAGGACGAATGAACCAGGGACTCTGCCCTTGGGGGCTCACAAGCCAGCCAAGCTACCAGAGCAGGGGCTGGTGGGAGGGAATTTCTAGAATGGGTGAATTCAGCCTGCTGTAGCCTTCTGTGGGACGCGCTTTCCCCAAGGTGGGAAACTTCTCCTCTCCCAGGTCTCCCTCCTGCTCCCAATTTTGAAGCAGTTCTGCATGGCAGTAACCCTTTAGTGCCAGAACAACTTGGACTGAAGTCCCAGCTTCACCCTGACCAGCTGTGTAACTTGAGCCTCTCTGAACCTCCAAATTTTCAATCGTAAAATAGAAACAAGTATCTCCCTCATTGAACGTGAGAATTAAGCGAAGTGCTTCACACAGTGGCTGGCTCATAATAAATGTTCATCAAAAAGCCCAGTGCCTCTCCCcactaattaataaaataattaataacagACGAGGCTTGTCAATTTCAAGCCTAGTACCTGATAAGAATCGATGAGTGGGGGAATAAATCAGTGCTTTGAGGAGTTGGCCGACAGCACGAGGGAAGGAGCCCTCTGACTCTCGCCCTGCCCCTTCCTCCCGCACCCAGCAAGCCCTTGCTGGCTCAGCCTAAAGAAGCAGGACTCACGCTGAGGATGTAGGCGGAGGGCGGCAGAGGGAACTGGACGCCATTGATGATGAAGGTGAGAGTTGGCAGGTTCTGAATGTTGTCACAGCTCACGGTGTACTGCGGAGAGGGGCAGAAGCCAGATTACCTCATCATCCACCTAGGAGTACCCCCCAACTGCGGCAGCTCAGCCTCCTGGTTGCAGGATGGGGCCTCCAAGGCCTGCTTTTGGACTGAAGGGAGTAGTGAAGTTCTGTCCAAATATGTCGGGCATTCCACATATAAACTCACATGCAGTGGGTGGGGTCTGGGGAAACCCGAAAATCTCCCTCACTGCAAAAACATTACTTTTGCTCGAATTTCCTCCATGACAGAGTGAATCTCTCTGCCCTTTCTCTGcaagtttccttttaaaacacACAGATCTGTAGGAAGAGTAGCCCATCAGTCTTCCAAGGTTAGCAGGAATGTGTTAATGATGCAAACCCTTTCCTGGGCACAGGAGACGGGGGGTGGCAAGGGAGCCTGGCCCTTTAGAGGTGAGGGGGATCTGGAAGAATAGGGCTACCCACATGccagttattttgtttttacccCAAAACCTGACATGTGTTTCATCTGTTTTGTGTGTGACTGCAGCTCAAAAGAAAGTCTTTGCCTGGTGgtgactccccattccccctcaGCGCAGACATCTGGCCCTACCAGAACCAGTCTCCAGCCCCccttcctgcccccagccccagacTCCCCCAAAGCCCTCTCCTCCACTGTTTTGGGGTTGTTAGCGACATGGGGTCAAGAGTTATCTGTTTCCATGCTCCCTGGAGAAACCGCAGTTGCCTCTGGTCTGGCCTCTTGTGGGGAAGAGGTGTACACCCCCCCCCCATACCCACCTGTCCATACTGGTCCTGCTGGGCCCCAATGTCCTGCAGGAAGGCACTCAGGTACTGCTGGGGCACAGTGAGCAGAGAGGTGCCTGTGTCCACGATGGCCTGGCAGCCCTGGGAGCACCAGCCGGAGGCCTGGCCGCCGATGAGGAACCTGGCGGGTGAGAGGAGCAGCCTCAACACCCCACCGGCTCAGGGCAGCCGGGGCCTGGGCTCCCCCCACCCACGGAGGGAAAGACAGCTACAGCCACAGAATCCGAGTGCCCCGCAGGAAGAGAGGGACCCTGCAGAGGATGATCCAGCCATCCCCACTGCCTCACTCCACGCCAGAGTCTACCCAAGGCCTCCTAAATGGCCATGGGATCCTCTTTTTAagaggtggctcagtggcagagttctcgcctgctatgctggagacccgggttcgattcccggtacctgcccatgcagaaaaaaaatgaacaaaattttaaaataaagtttaaaaaagtcCCCAGGCAGGTGCTAGAAATATTGAAAGCCGGGGTCACAGATTTGCTGTAAGTACCTTGAGCACATtagctccacccccacccccaccccccaccccccgcctgcCAAGCACCACGATTTCCAATCTGTAAACCCAAGTAATAGGGCTGCAGGGTCTCTAACAATCGGAGTTTCCCGCTCCTCTGTatgctgtccccaccccaccGCTCCCCTCCGGGCTGAGCGGGGCCTTGACACTCCAGCAGAGGGCAGCCGCTGCTTTGTGGGGCAGGCGCGGGAGGTCCTCGGCCCTCACCCACCCAGGGCTGCCTGATACATGTGTGACAGGGAGCACTTGGAAGCCTGCACCAAGGATGCGCCGCCTTCCCAGGGTCCCACCGCAGACTCACTCCTCAATGGCAATCTGCCAGTAGAGCTCCTGGGTGACGGGGGCCCAGTAGATCTCGCCCGTGTACAGGCTGGTGTCTACTCCTCCAAAAATGACTTCTCCCCCGTTCTCGGAGCTCTGCTGGCTGCTGGAGACACAGGAAAGGGCAGGTCAGCGAGGGGCTGTGGGATAAAGACTTCCTGCTGGAGCAAAACATCCCCTCTCTGGTTCTAGACTAGGGGCTCCCCGAGGGCAGGGCTGGGTCTCCCCTAAGATTGGGACTCCCTGGTCTCAGAATTCCCAGTGCCTCAGGATACCAAACGATGCTGCCCCCTAAAATCCCGCCTCTGTAGGAGCTGCTGGCTGGCTGGCCTCCTGATCCAGCCCTCCTCCGCCTCGTCTTGCCTCTGGTGAACGCATCACAGGGAGACCCATGGGATATGAAGGGAGGTAGGTGAAGTGGGAAGGACATGTGTCATTTGTTTCAGAGGCCCCCCGCCCCTATACCCCATTGCCGAATCTGAATGTGGAACTGTGTAGAGTGTCTGAAGGCTGCAGAGTAATAGTAAACAGGGGCAGAGAGTAAGTCAGCAACGTTAGTCATAGGGTAATGTGGAGAGTCAGATTCTAGTGATGGAACCACAGATAGTAGGTGCAAACTGTGACAGGCCCATGGGCACTAAGTGGCGGCTTGTGTTTGCTGGCAATGATAACAATTTGTTCGGAGTTCACAGCGGACCTAGACCAGAAGACTCCAGGGCCTGGCTAGAACAACAGATCAAAGGAGATGTTGCAAAAGATTACTGCACAAAAAAGGTGTACAGCGAGAAAACACTCGGTCAGAAGGAAGTGAGTGAACCAGGCCCTGGGCAAGAGATCGATCCAAGAGGTCCTGGAATCTAAGCAATGAAAAGCAAAGCCTGAAGTGGGGAGAGATTCTGTTGTGGCCAAAGAAAAGTCTGAGTGGGCTGGGGATAGATGAGGGGAGGTGGACAGGTGGGGGTGCCTGGGGGGAGGTGGCCAGGAGCCCCAGAGGGAAGGCCCTGGGGACAAAAGTGGCCAAAGCCAGATGCCTGCTGGGAGGTCTCCCAACCCCGGAGCACGAGCCTTGGTGGTCCAGGGCTGTAGGGGAAGTGGGCCAGGCGCGGGGACAGGTGGGCGGTGCCTCACTTGCTGAGGTAGAAGCTGAAGACGGGGCTGGTGAGAGCATTCTCCTGCAGCATGCCCTGCAGGGCTGTGGTGGCTCCACCCACGGCCAGGGATGGGTAGGCCATGCCCATGATGCCGTCAAACTGTGCGTAGATGAAGTTGGTGCCCGGCTCATTCTCGCTCAAGCCGAACTCCTGGTTGGGGACCTGGATGCTCTGGACCTGGAGGGGCACAGGGAGGGGGATGTGGGGGAGGTGAGGAGGCCCCTTCTTCTCCCGTCCCCCTCACCTCTGCTCCTTCCTTGCAAAAGCCACCTTCTCTTCCCAGAAGCCTCCCCTGATGGCCGCAGCACTGCCCCACACCCTCCTACTCGCCCTTCTCTGTGCACCCCAGGCTTTACGCTCCTTAAGGGGAAAGGAGCATGTCTGCCCCAATTATCAGGGCGTCCTAGTGTCTGGCAAAGGTTGCCCTCAATGGGTGTgagttgagtaaatgaatgagccCCTGAAGTGCTAGCTTCCTGTCCCCTACAGTAGAGCATGTGTGTTCTCCCGTCAGCACCCACTCACAGTCAGGGTGTCA is drawn from Tamandua tetradactyla isolate mTamTet1 chromosome 5, mTamTet1.pri, whole genome shotgun sequence and contains these coding sequences:
- the PGC gene encoding gastricsin, whose protein sequence is MGTGIMKWMVVTLVCLQLLEAKVAKVSLKKLKSARDVMKEKGLLQEFLKHHNYDPAQKYRFGDYSVVYDPMAYMDSSYFGEISIGTPPQNFLVLFDTGSSNLWVPSVYCQSQACTSHNRFNPSQSSTYSTNGQTFSVQYGSGSLSGFFGYDTLTVQSIQVPNQEFGLSENEPGTNFIYAQFDGIMGMAYPSLAVGGATTALQGMLQENALTSPVFSFYLSNSQQSSENGGEVIFGGVDTSLYTGEIYWAPVTQELYWQIAIEEFLIGGQASGWCSQGCQAIVDTGTSLLTVPQQYLSAFLQDIGAQQDQYGQYTVSCDNIQNLPTLTFIINGVQFPLPPSAYILSSNAYCTVGLQATYLPSQNGQPLWILGDVFLRSYYSVYDMGNNRVGFATAA